The DNA segment AAACTGTGATCAAAGAATTTGGGAAACCGGCATTGCTGGTGCCTCCCACGCCTCGCCAACCGCCGGATTCCCCGATTTATGAGGTATATCGTTTCGAATGGGGAAAATGTAGTTTTGGTTACGCCCGTTCTGCTCCTGATGTGTTGCAGACGGTAGTGTTGGATACCATTCGAGAGAAAAAATAGTGTCTCCAGGTGTGGCAGGTCATCGCCGGAAGTGGCATGTGCGGTGAAAGCGCGGGAGGCCTTGCGCGACGATTCCGTATTGGCTTTTTCGTTGCCGTGGGGGATGGACCTGCTACTTTCCGGGCGATTGGTTTGAAAAGGGTTTATGACTGCCGTACTAGAACTCCCCGTTCTGGTGCTGAACCGGTTTTGGCAGCCGATTCACACCTGTTCCGTCAGACGTGCGTTGCACCTCCTCTGCCTGGGCCATGCGCTGGTCGTCCAGGTCGATGGGGAGGAGTGCTACAAGGCGCATGACCTGGGCTCCTGGATGAACCACTCCGCGGAGGTCATCGACCCGGAGATGATCCACGGCGTCAGCGTTTCCCTGCGGGTGCCGAAGATCGTCGTGCTGGGCATCTATGACAAGCAGCCGCGGCTGGAGGTGAAGTTCACCCGGCGCAACGTGTTCCTGCGGGACAAGTTCACCTGCCAGTACTGCACGAGGATCCTGCCGGAAAACCAGCTCAACCTGGACCACGTGATGCCCCGGCAGAAAGGCGGGAAAACCACCTGGGAGAACATCGTAACCTCATGTGTGAAGTGCAACACGCGGAAGGCGAACAAGCTGCCGCATGAAGCGGGCATGCACCCGCTGCACAAGCCCATCGCGCCGCGCTGGCGTCCGTTGTTCGGCCTGCGTGAGAACGGACTGGGGGATGAGAGCTGGAACCGCTTCCTGCCCGAAGAGGTGAGGAAAAGCGCGTGACGGCGGGAACTGTGGCTGCTGCGTCCCGCAGCAGACCGTGACATCGGCGTCCCGCCGATGAATGAACCAAGGGTTTTCTGCCGCGGGACGCGGCAGCCACTTGTCAGAACTCGCAGTTCCCCGGCGTGCGTGCGAAGGGGATGACGTCGCGGATGTTGGCCATGCCGGTGACGAACATGAGCATCCGCTCGAAGCCGAGGCCGAAGCCCGCATGCGGGACGCTGCCGTATTTCCGCAGGTCCGCATACCAGCAATAGGCTTCCGGGTCGAGGTCGTGCTTGCGGAAGTTCTCCATCAGCACGTCGTAGCGTTCCTCGCGCTGGGAGCCGCCGACGATCTCGCCGATGCCCGGCACCAGCACGTCCATGGCGGTGACGGTCTTCCCGTCATCGTTGAGGCGCATGTAGAACGGTTTGATCTCCTTCGGGTAGTTGAAGACGGTTACCGGCTGCTTGAAGTGTTCCTCGGTGAGCCAGCGTTCGTGTTCCGACTGGAGGTTGAGGCCGTATTCCACCGGATACTGGAACTGCTTCCGGCTCTTCAGCAGCAGCTCCACCGCATCCGTGTAGGAAATGCGTTCGAACGGACGGCTGGCCACGAACTCCAGGCGCTCGCGCAGGCCCTTGTCCACGAACTTCTCGAAGATCTCCAGATCGCCCTCATGGTTTTCGAGGGCATAGGTGACGAGGTATTTCACCAGCGCCTCCGCCAGATCCATGTCACCCTCCAGATCGCAGAAGGCGACTTCCGGCTCGATCATCCAGAACTCCGCCGCGTGGCGGGAGGTGTTGGAATTCTCCGCACGGAAGGTGGGACCGAAGGTGTAGATGTTCGACAGGGCGCAGGCGAAGGTCTCCCCCTCGAGCTGGCCGCTCACGGTGAGGTAGGCACGCTTGTTGAAGAAATCCTCCGTGTCTCTGCTGATCTTGTCGTCCGGAAGGGTGGTGACGCGGAACATTTCACCGGCACCCTCGCAGTCGCTGGCGGTGATGATGGGTGTGTGGACGTAGATGAAATCCCGCTCCTGGAAAAACTTGTGGATCGCGTAGGCGATGCGGCTGCGCATGCGGAAGACCGCGCCGTAGAGATTCGTCCGCGGGCGGAGGTGGGCGATGGAGCGGAGGAACTCCTGGCTGTGGCCCTTTTTCTGCAGCGGGTAGTCCTCCGGGACCTCTCCCAGCAGTTTCAGGGAGGTGGCCCGCATCTCCCATTTCTGGCCTGCGGCGGGAGAAGGGATGAGCTGGCCGCGGATCTCCACGGAGGCGCCGGTGTTCATCCTCGCGATCTGGTCGTATCCGGGAATGCCTTCGTCCGCGACGATCTGGAGATTTCCCAGGCAGGTGCCGTCGTTGAGTTCGATGAAGGAAAACGCCTTGGAATCCCGGCGGGTCCGGACCCAGCCAGCGACGTGGAGGTCATCGGTGGGTTCCCCACGTTTCAGGACATGCTTGATGAGCGACCGCATGTGCATTGGTTATGGGGGCGGCGGAGGTTTGTCAAAGCGTGTCGCAGGCTCCTCAGGAGGCTGCAACCGGGATCAATTCCCTCCGACGAGCGCCATGCTCATGGCCACCATCTCGTTGAACACTTCCTTCGCGGATTTGCTGCCCAGAAACCAGCGGCCCGGGTCCGCCTCGGGATCCGGGCAGGAGATCACGCCGATCTTCCAGTCATCCCCCAGTTCCTCCCTGAAAATCATCCGGCTGCGGCGTGCATGGGTGGCGCTGGTGATGAGGTCGGCGCGCTTGCCGGGGGAGAGCGTGGGGTTCTTCCTCAGGTGGTCGGCCAGGGCGCGGGCCATCATGCGGGTTCTTTCCGTTCTGGAGATTCCGCACGGTACTGACTGGATGCGGCCCGCGGGGACGCCCATCTTCGACAGGGTGGCGGCGGCGTAGTCGGCGAAGGTCTTATAGGGGAGATCCAGCGTCCCGCGGTCGAGCGGGATGCCGGTGCAGAAAACGATTTCCGCCTCCGTTGTCCGGGCATGCTCCGCGGCCTTTTCCAGCGCATGGTCCGGGATCCAGCCTTCCACGATCAGGGTCTCCGCTCCGGATACGGGCTCCGTCACCGCCAGCCAGCCGTAGAGATTGAGGAACGCGAAAACCGCCGGACCACCGATGACCACCGCGGCGATCACACTGAGACGCCACGTCGGCAGCAGCACCCATCTGCGTCTCAGGAATCTGCCCGCGGGCCTGGCGGGTTTCTCGATGGCGGCGCGTTCATCCATAGGCAGCGAATCCTTCCGGATGCAGGTGCCGGAATCAAGGGCTGGTGAGGATGGGGCGGAGGTGGAAATTTCCCGGAATCCCGGGTTGGTCCGGCGGCCGGAAAAGGTGGCCGGAGGAGGACGGATGGTTACAAAATCCGTCCTTCCGGCTCCGGAATGGTCCATTGACCGGTCCGGAAAATCCTGAACATCCTTTCCCCCGCAACCCTTTCCGACCGCGCACCAACCCATGAAATTCCGACATCTTTTCCCCATCGTCGCCGCTGTTCCCGCCGCGCATGCATGGACGCCTTCCACCGAGCCCCCGCTCACCCAGCTTGATGCCTTCGTCTGTTCCGAGAAGGATTTCGAGATCACCGCCTGGGCGACCTCGCCGATGTTCCACAACCCCGCGAACATGGATATCGACCACCTCGGCCGCATCTGGATCACCGAAGGGGTGAACTACCGCCACGTCGCCAACCGTCGTCCTGAAGGTGACCGCGTGGTGATGCTGGAGGACACCGATGGTGACGGAAAGGCGGACAAGTCCACCGTCTTCTACCAGGATCCGGAGCTGACCACCCCGCTCGGCATCGCCGTCTTCGACAATGTGGTGATCGTTTCCCAGCCGCCGAATCTGCTGAAGCTCACGGACGTGGACCGCAACGGCAAGCTGGAGCTGGACAAGGGAGACAAGCGCGAGGTTCTGCTGACCGGCTTCAACGGCTACAACCACGACCACTCCCTGCACTCTCTCACCGGTGGTCCGGACGGGAAATGGTATTTCAACCAGGGGAACATGTGCGCCCAGTTCACCGACGCTTCCGGAAAGACGTTCCGGATC comes from the Luteolibacter sp. SL250 genome and includes:
- the asnS gene encoding asparagine--tRNA ligase; this encodes MHMRSLIKHVLKRGEPTDDLHVAGWVRTRRDSKAFSFIELNDGTCLGNLQIVADEGIPGYDQIARMNTGASVEIRGQLIPSPAAGQKWEMRATSLKLLGEVPEDYPLQKKGHSQEFLRSIAHLRPRTNLYGAVFRMRSRIAYAIHKFFQERDFIYVHTPIITASDCEGAGEMFRVTTLPDDKISRDTEDFFNKRAYLTVSGQLEGETFACALSNIYTFGPTFRAENSNTSRHAAEFWMIEPEVAFCDLEGDMDLAEALVKYLVTYALENHEGDLEIFEKFVDKGLRERLEFVASRPFERISYTDAVELLLKSRKQFQYPVEYGLNLQSEHERWLTEEHFKQPVTVFNYPKEIKPFYMRLNDDGKTVTAMDVLVPGIGEIVGGSQREERYDVLMENFRKHDLDPEAYCWYADLRKYGSVPHAGFGLGFERMLMFVTGMANIRDVIPFARTPGNCEF
- a CDS encoding HNH endonuclease, which encodes MHLLCLGHALVVQVDGEECYKAHDLGSWMNHSAEVIDPEMIHGVSVSLRVPKIVVLGIYDKQPRLEVKFTRRNVFLRDKFTCQYCTRILPENQLNLDHVMPRQKGGKTTWENIVTSCVKCNTRKANKLPHEAGMHPLHKPIAPRWRPLFGLRENGLGDESWNRFLPEEVRKSA
- a CDS encoding ElyC/SanA/YdcF family protein, which translates into the protein MDERAAIEKPARPAGRFLRRRWVLLPTWRLSVIAAVVIGGPAVFAFLNLYGWLAVTEPVSGAETLIVEGWIPDHALEKAAEHARTTEAEIVFCTGIPLDRGTLDLPYKTFADYAAATLSKMGVPAGRIQSVPCGISRTERTRMMARALADHLRKNPTLSPGKRADLITSATHARRSRMIFREELGDDWKIGVISCPDPEADPGRWFLGSKSAKEVFNEMVAMSMALVGGN